One genomic segment of Ignavibacteriota bacterium includes these proteins:
- a CDS encoding sigma-54-dependent Fis family transcriptional regulator codes for MKPKVLLVDDDNLVVMSLKKVLIKFDYDVDVCMDGGKVEESVKLNSPDIVLLDIYLTTHNGLEILKVLQQKFFHIPVIMITAYADVKIAVEAMKLGAFDFLLKPIEIDQLAIVLEKCVKHLRLLLEVNELQAMLNAGNLSRDFFGKSKPIQRVLNMVEKLAKSDDTTILFEGASGTGKEVFAKYIHQISPRKNNVFISINCGSIPKDLAESELFGHEKGAFTGAAQKTKLGKFELANGGTILLDEIGELSLDIQVKLLRVLQEKKFYRVGGEKEITINVRVLAATNRSLEEEVKKGTFREDLFYRLNVANVIIPSLKERKDDIPILALSFVKEFAQKFDQNVKGISEEAINLLQEYSWKGNIRELRNAMERAVLMMEGDEIKEQHLSFLKKNDSSDNNQNVNFELKVPPEGVKIDTVVKDLILKTLIITKGNQVKAAKVLGLSRSKLRYRMEQLGIEVTKSIQ; via the coding sequence ATGAAACCTAAAGTACTACTTGTTGATGATGATAATCTTGTTGTAATGTCTTTAAAAAAAGTACTAATAAAATTTGATTATGATGTTGATGTTTGTATGGATGGCGGAAAAGTTGAAGAATCAGTAAAACTTAATTCACCGGATATTGTTCTGCTTGATATTTATTTAACAACTCACAACGGTTTAGAAATTCTTAAAGTTCTCCAACAGAAATTTTTTCATATTCCCGTAATTATGATTACTGCTTACGCAGATGTAAAAATTGCCGTTGAGGCAATGAAATTAGGCGCATTCGACTTTTTACTAAAACCAATTGAAATAGATCAGCTTGCAATTGTTTTGGAAAAATGTGTTAAACATTTAAGACTTCTGCTTGAGGTTAATGAACTTCAAGCAATGCTGAATGCGGGTAATTTATCTAGAGATTTTTTTGGAAAAAGTAAACCAATTCAGCGAGTTTTGAATATGGTTGAAAAATTAGCAAAAAGTGATGATACAACAATTTTATTCGAAGGTGCAAGCGGAACGGGAAAAGAAGTCTTTGCAAAATATATTCATCAAATTAGTCCGAGAAAAAACAATGTATTTATTTCTATAAATTGTGGTTCAATCCCAAAAGATTTAGCGGAAAGCGAACTTTTCGGACATGAAAAAGGTGCGTTTACCGGCGCTGCTCAAAAGACTAAATTAGGGAAATTTGAACTTGCAAACGGCGGAACAATTTTGCTTGATGAAATCGGCGAACTTAGTTTGGATATTCAAGTAAAACTTTTGCGTGTTCTTCAAGAAAAGAAATTTTATAGAGTAGGCGGTGAAAAAGAAATAACAATAAATGTTCGGGTTTTAGCGGCAACAAACCGTAGTTTAGAAGAAGAAGTTAAAAAGGGAACTTTCAGAGAAGACTTATTTTATAGATTAAACGTTGCCAATGTTATAATTCCTTCACTAAAAGAAAGAAAAGATGATATTCCGATATTAGCACTTTCGTTTGTGAAAGAATTTGCACAAAAATTTGATCAAAATGTTAAAGGAATTTCTGAAGAAGCAATTAATTTATTGCAAGAATATTCATGGAAGGGAAATATTAGAGAATTAAGAAATGCAATGGAACGTGCAGTTCTAATGATGGAAGGTGATGAAATTAAAGAACAGCATTTAAGTTTTCTGAAAAAAAATGATTCTTCGGATAATAATCAAAATGTAAATTTCGAATTAAAAGTTCCGCCGGAAGGTGTAAAAATAGATACGGTTGTAAAAGATTTAATTTTGAAAACACTCATTATTACAAAAGGCAATCAAGTAAAAGCCGCAAAAGTTTTGGGTTTATCCAGATCAAAATTGAGATATAGAATGGAACAGTTAGGAATTGAAGTTACAAAATCGATTCAGTAA
- a CDS encoding HAMP domain-containing histidine kinase, with translation MSTNVHENKLQILGKLAASLTHEIKNPLSVIKLNLEYLKMSNEKFDQETIECIDSSLEAADMIDKLIYTTLEFSRKSKDDFNYYCVNDILQKSIHITKGSANKKNISIRLNLVDNLAKVKVSETKILQVFVNIISNSIEASQNNSCVIINSYQKNGKVNVDIIDEGLGILDEKKNEIFEEFYTSKENGTGLGLSVCKAILEEHGALYEFKNNKTKGTTFSIQFN, from the coding sequence TTGTCAACTAATGTTCATGAAAACAAACTTCAAATTCTTGGTAAGTTAGCAGCAAGTCTAACTCACGAAATCAAGAACCCGCTCTCCGTCATCAAATTAAACTTAGAATATCTTAAAATGAGCAATGAGAAATTTGACCAAGAAACTATTGAATGTATTGATTCTTCGCTTGAAGCTGCGGATATGATTGATAAATTAATTTATACTACTCTCGAATTTTCGCGCAAATCAAAAGACGACTTTAACTATTATTGCGTAAACGATATTCTGCAAAAATCAATCCATATTACAAAAGGCAGCGCAAATAAAAAAAATATTTCCATCCGATTAAATTTAGTTGATAACTTAGCTAAAGTTAAAGTAAGCGAAACAAAAATTTTACAAGTGTTTGTGAATATTATTTCTAATTCTATTGAGGCAAGCCAAAACAATTCATGTGTAATTATAAATTCATATCAAAAAAATGGCAAAGTAAATGTTGATATAATTGACGAAGGTCTTGGAATACTTGATGAAAAGAAAAATGAAATTTTTGAAGAATTTTATACAAGCAAAGAAAATGGTACCGGACTTGGTTTAAGCGTCTGCAAAGCTATTTTGGAAGAACATGGAGCTTTGTATGAATTTAAAAATAATAAAACTAAAGGAACAACTTTTTCAATTCAGTTTAATTAG
- the fliD gene encoding flagellar filament capping protein FliD, with amino-acid sequence MDILSTSSINNLINNSKQSEYIKKVSPLLARKTKFSDLSSTWGSLKTKLVSLKSLLTDLKDVNAGGSFTGKTTELSSDEYFSATANSTAALSSYNIRVNQLAKNDRVMSDTVNSSDLAGLSAGTYSFQVASGDYDQIIDVELEGAETKEELMQIIADAINEALGDAVSASVFSPKNGESKLSVISTESGSDNAIIIKDVTGNALDTVGLSFNTRSLLSDNGTGGYSTSESDLDAILNLNGVTVVRGSNTIDDLISEVTLTLKNEMEVGIPTVNVIVKNNMEAAKSDIEDLISSFNEAYSFVKNNYYADEDGQRGIFVGNATAIGLMQSFGSISYQKVDGISDGNYSFLSEIGIEFDPLSGLSIEDDDLLTEALEANPDQVADLFNSDKGIANKLYDMVETYVSTEGVISNLIDNYDNSISYLNDKISFKETQIDSNAEVLRKRYEQMQLQLSQIYSTQSSLSILGLLG; translated from the coding sequence ATGGATATATTAAGTACATCATCAATTAACAACTTAATTAACAATTCTAAGCAATCGGAATACATTAAGAAAGTTTCTCCGTTACTTGCGAGAAAAACTAAATTTTCGGATTTATCATCCACTTGGGGAAGTTTAAAAACTAAATTAGTTTCTCTTAAATCTTTACTTACGGATTTGAAAGATGTAAACGCGGGCGGAAGTTTTACCGGAAAAACAACAGAACTTAGTTCCGATGAATATTTTTCGGCAACCGCAAACTCTACTGCGGCATTAAGCTCTTACAACATAAGAGTTAATCAATTAGCTAAAAACGATAGAGTAATGTCCGATACTGTAAACTCAAGCGATTTAGCCGGATTGTCTGCCGGTACATATTCGTTTCAAGTAGCAAGCGGAGATTACGATCAAATTATAGATGTTGAATTAGAAGGTGCTGAAACAAAAGAAGAACTAATGCAGATTATTGCAGATGCAATAAATGAAGCATTGGGCGATGCTGTTTCTGCTTCTGTTTTTTCGCCAAAAAATGGTGAATCAAAATTATCCGTTATTTCAACGGAAAGCGGTTCTGATAATGCAATAATAATTAAAGATGTTACTGGAAATGCGCTTGATACGGTTGGCTTAAGTTTTAATACGCGCAGTTTACTTTCAGATAACGGAACCGGAGGTTATTCAACATCAGAAAGTGATTTGGATGCTATTTTAAATCTAAATGGCGTAACAGTTGTAAGAGGTTCCAATACAATTGATGATTTGATTTCCGAAGTTACACTAACTCTTAAAAATGAGATGGAAGTTGGAATTCCGACTGTAAATGTTATTGTTAAAAATAATATGGAAGCAGCAAAATCAGATATTGAAGATTTAATAAGTTCTTTCAACGAGGCATATTCTTTTGTGAAAAACAATTATTATGCTGATGAAGACGGACAAAGAGGAATTTTTGTTGGTAATGCTACAGCAATTGGATTGATGCAGTCTTTTGGTTCAATTTCATATCAAAAAGTTGATGGAATTTCAGATGGAAATTATAGTTTTCTTTCAGAAATTGGAATTGAGTTTGATCCATTATCAGGTTTAAGTATTGAAGATGATGATCTGCTAACAGAGGCTTTGGAAGCCAATCCGGATCAAGTTGCAGATTTATTTAATTCTGATAAAGGAATTGCAAATAAACTTTATGATATGGTGGAAACATATGTAAGTACTGAAGGAGTAATTTCAAATCTTATTGATAATTACGATAATTCAATTTCGTATCTCAATGATAAAATTAGTTTTAAAGAAACACAAATAGATTCAAATGCAGAAGTGTTGAGAAAAAGATATGAACAGATGCAGCTTCAATTATCGCAAATTTATTCAACACAAAGTTCACTTTCAATATTGGGATTACTTGGTTAA
- a CDS encoding flagellar protein FliS: MYNYSAALKINNPNNRANAYLVNEILNASPQKLLLKVYDFAIAQCKNENLEKTNKALAELINALRFDNVEANEISMGLKRLYEFCQDQMRKKNYDIVFKILTELRETWIKAFVSMEG; encoded by the coding sequence ATGTATAACTACTCAGCTGCATTAAAAATAAATAATCCAAATAATAGGGCTAATGCCTATCTAGTTAATGAAATTTTGAATGCTTCTCCTCAAAAGTTATTATTGAAAGTTTATGACTTTGCAATTGCTCAATGTAAAAATGAAAATTTGGAAAAAACAAATAAAGCTTTAGCAGAGTTAATAAATGCCTTAAGATTCGATAATGTGGAAGCCAATGAAATATCAATGGGATTAAAAAGACTTTATGAATTTTGTCAGGATCAAATGAGAAAAAAAAATTATGATATTGTATTTAAAATTCTGACTGAATTACGTGAAACATGGATTAAGGCGTTTGTTAGTATGGAAGGCTAG
- a CDS encoding flagellin, producing MSQSFRINTNVGALRAYNSLAKLNAQSQTAQLRLASQRRINNVADDTSGFNVGKSLDSKVTIMQSAQRNVGSAQDMLATAESQLISVKDMITQIRGKIADASNPTSDKAAIAKDIQAIADELAASFGTTKFNETSLLQSVANGAGAGFTFQTGVASTDTIAIDYGNVSGDALVGSTATTAFTTNVSGLSADVAGALDDLKGVASDTIDDLDLDAFEDSVDASLGAIGNYSQRLNAKQEFLSSAILNSQSAYSRLFDADVAIESLNATKSQIGSQAASAMFAQLNVAPQQVLQLFG from the coding sequence ATGTCACAATCATTTAGAATTAACACAAACGTTGGTGCATTAAGAGCATATAATTCTCTAGCAAAGTTAAATGCACAGTCACAAACAGCTCAATTGCGTTTAGCTTCACAAAGAAGAATTAATAATGTTGCTGATGATACATCTGGATTCAACGTAGGTAAATCATTGGATTCTAAAGTAACAATTATGCAATCTGCTCAACGTAACGTTGGTTCTGCTCAAGACATGTTAGCTACAGCTGAAAGCCAGTTAATCAGTGTTAAAGATATGATTACTCAAATCAGAGGAAAAATAGCTGATGCAAGTAATCCAACATCTGATAAAGCAGCTATTGCTAAAGATATTCAAGCAATTGCAGACGAATTGGCAGCTTCATTTGGAACAACCAAATTTAACGAAACAAGTTTATTGCAATCAGTTGCAAATGGTGCCGGAGCTGGATTTACATTCCAAACTGGTGTTGCTTCAACTGATACTATAGCAATTGACTATGGTAACGTAAGTGGTGATGCATTAGTTGGTTCAACTGCTACTACAGCATTTACAACTAATGTTAGTGGATTATCTGCTGATGTTGCCGGTGCATTAGATGATCTAAAGGGCGTAGCTTCTGATACAATCGATGATTTAGATTTAGACGCTTTTGAAGATTCGGTTGATGCTTCTTTAGGTGCAATAGGTAACTATTCACAAAGATTAAATGCAAAACAAGAATTCTTATCATCAGCTATTTTGAATTCTCAATCAGCTTATTCTAGATTATTCGATGCTGATGTTGCTATTGAATCATTGAATGCAACAAAATCACAAATTGGATCACAAGCTGCTTCAGCAATGTTTGCTCAATTAAACGTTGCTCCACAGCAAGTACTTCAATTATTTGGTTAA
- a CDS encoding glycosyltransferase, whose protein sequence is MSTISLSMIVKNEEKYLRECLESVKDLVDEIVIVDTGSTDKTLEIAKQFSSKIFHFNWINNFSAARNFALSKSTCDWILYLDADERLSNNSINELKKIISSNENLGVKSSVISLDDQKGISQSMKYTRLFRHNKSLKFSGKVHEQIENSLLENGYKIINSEIKIYHIGYNVSKDKLKIKAKRNLELLLEEFNSNKSSYISYQIANSFLILEDSLNSIKYYKKALEDSKLKNEFKEVCYLQLADFEMRNNNLFAAKNYIDKGVEINPNQSLLNIIAAQVYAKMTDKKAIKFCKNALENNSKSKLKLSKISEQDIFADDKKIIYEGIIISLQFKDQDSLNYFLNKLNEINNDETKYLNKIINNELCKDEIINSTYFIDQNNINNYLKIFDFIKNNDLKLELYSNIYDRFSKNSKYLNDFGAFLININQINEAKIILESSLNNNDCEDSAIFYLASIYVNSNEIEKLKSLLIIIENKYLSESISALSKEKFKILVEKISPILTSH, encoded by the coding sequence ATGTCAACAATTTCGTTAAGTATGATTGTTAAAAACGAAGAAAAATATCTTCGTGAATGCTTAGAATCTGTAAAAGATTTAGTTGATGAAATTGTAATTGTTGATACCGGTTCTACGGATAAAACATTAGAAATTGCCAAACAATTTAGTTCAAAAATATTTCACTTTAACTGGATAAATAATTTTTCGGCAGCAAGAAATTTTGCGCTTTCAAAATCAACTTGCGATTGGATTCTTTACTTAGATGCAGATGAACGTTTATCAAATAATTCAATCAATGAACTAAAAAAAATAATTTCATCAAATGAAAATTTAGGAGTAAAAAGTTCGGTTATTAGTCTGGATGATCAAAAAGGTATTTCGCAATCGATGAAATACACTAGATTATTCAGACATAATAAATCATTAAAATTTTCCGGCAAAGTTCATGAGCAGATTGAAAACTCGCTTTTAGAAAATGGTTACAAAATTATTAATTCTGAAATTAAAATTTATCATATTGGTTATAATGTTTCAAAAGATAAACTTAAAATAAAAGCAAAAAGAAATTTGGAATTGCTTCTCGAAGAATTTAATTCAAATAAATCATCTTACATTTCTTATCAAATTGCAAACTCATTTTTAATTTTGGAAGATTCTTTAAATTCAATAAAATATTATAAAAAAGCTCTTGAAGATTCAAAACTTAAAAATGAATTTAAGGAAGTCTGCTATTTACAATTAGCTGATTTTGAAATGCGAAATAATAATTTGTTTGCTGCGAAAAATTATATTGATAAAGGGGTAGAAATAAATCCAAATCAGTCATTATTAAATATTATTGCAGCGCAAGTTTATGCAAAAATGACTGATAAAAAAGCTATAAAATTTTGTAAAAATGCTTTGGAGAATAATTCAAAAAGTAAATTGAAATTAAGTAAAATAAGCGAGCAAGATATTTTTGCAGATGATAAAAAAATAATTTATGAAGGAATTATAATTTCACTTCAATTTAAAGATCAAGATTCACTGAATTATTTTTTGAATAAATTAAATGAAATTAATAATGATGAAACTAAATATTTAAATAAGATAATTAATAATGAACTTTGTAAAGATGAAATTATTAATTCGACTTATTTTATTGATCAGAATAATATTAATAATTATTTGAAGATTTTTGATTTTATAAAGAATAATGATTTGAAGTTAGAATTATATTCAAATATATACGATAGATTTTCTAAAAATTCAAAATACTTAAATGATTTTGGAGCGTTTTTAATAAACATAAATCAAATTAATGAAGCTAAAATTATTCTTGAATCTTCACTAAATAATAATGATTGTGAAGATTCGGCAATTTTTTATTTAGCATCTATATATGTTAATTCAAATGAAATAGAAAAGTTAAAAAGTTTATTAATTATTATAGAGAACAAATATTTATCAGAATCAATTTCTGCTTTATCGAAAGAGAAATTTAAAATTTTAGTGGAAAAAATCTCTCCAATATTAACTTCGCATTAA
- a CDS encoding glycosyltransferase: protein MSQKIKILALVNNSGAVADIRLNSPLTFLRKNGFVDFEIVDITKEKEYKIKFVPDIVIIQRINNLIYLDFIRLLKSKGAKIIYEIDDNLLEVPERNPAYSLYSDPVNRRGLLEFIWLSDHVTVSTQNLKNYFSTYNENISVIPNQIDENIFIPPKIAKANYDEIRIGFAGTITHQEDFEQVIPALLQLKKYYEKKIKLVFINMLPVEFISYKEVEFIPGAASLKDFYELLKHANLDIGLAPLSFNKFNMAKSDIKFLEYGFSGIAGVYSNFGPYKRSVKNLENGILVNLENSNGWFNKLSYLVENPSEIDRIKNNVFNYVNQNRTINKNYKNWLNVFNKVLKIDNIDNSDSSVFSKKQSNKNEKLCNLNNINKITSIIALTYNQLKYTKEFIESVQANTSNYQLIIIDNNSTDGTKEYLTKLKKQHQNVNVIFNEENLGFPKAINQGILEANGNYVVLLNNDVVVTKDWLDRMIEIADSDNKIGIVGPISNFVSGVQIDKNAKYNSIDEMHKYANRISIENKNQIQEFPRVAFLCTLIKKEVIEKIGGLDERFSPGNFEDDDFCLRAQLAGYKTVIAKDVFIHHYGSVSFKANGENNYSERLKINKQKFIDKWGADPEEIWLKGKLWKNRNIKIPIYKDLFKQSIERTFQNIDENEIDFAIENIKLSIEYFDQSDRIGYENISKEVLINIAGNLALSNNELEEAKNWFEKELEINPNSSTACFGLGEIFNKAEMLEESKAMLEWAVVNNIKNQNAKIKLEEVNQKLNLSVDHNSLLIENIFDKEI from the coding sequence ATGTCACAAAAAATAAAAATTTTAGCTTTAGTAAATAACTCCGGCGCTGTAGCAGATATACGACTTAACAGCCCATTAACATTTTTGAGAAAGAATGGATTTGTGGATTTTGAAATAGTTGATATTACAAAAGAAAAAGAATATAAAATTAAATTTGTTCCGGATATAGTAATAATACAACGAATAAATAATCTAATATACTTAGACTTTATCAGATTATTAAAATCCAAAGGTGCAAAAATTATATATGAAATAGATGATAATTTATTAGAAGTTCCCGAAAGAAACCCAGCATATAGTTTATATTCAGATCCCGTAAATAGAAGAGGGTTATTAGAATTTATTTGGTTATCAGATCATGTAACAGTTTCAACCCAAAATCTCAAGAATTATTTTTCAACTTATAATGAAAATATTTCTGTTATTCCAAATCAAATTGATGAAAATATATTTATCCCCCCAAAAATTGCAAAAGCAAATTATGATGAAATTAGAATTGGTTTTGCCGGAACTATAACTCATCAAGAAGATTTTGAACAAGTTATTCCAGCTTTGTTACAATTAAAAAAATATTATGAAAAAAAAATCAAATTAGTTTTTATAAATATGTTACCAGTTGAATTTATTTCATATAAAGAAGTAGAATTTATTCCGGGTGCAGCATCATTAAAAGATTTTTATGAACTCTTAAAACATGCAAATCTTGATATTGGTTTAGCTCCATTATCATTCAACAAATTCAATATGGCCAAAAGCGATATTAAATTTTTAGAATATGGTTTTTCAGGAATTGCTGGTGTTTATTCTAATTTTGGTCCATATAAAAGATCAGTAAAAAATTTAGAAAACGGCATTTTAGTAAATCTCGAGAACAGTAATGGCTGGTTTAATAAACTTTCGTACTTGGTTGAAAATCCTTCTGAAATTGATAGAATTAAGAATAACGTATTTAATTACGTGAATCAAAACAGAACAATAAATAAGAATTATAAAAATTGGTTAAATGTATTTAACAAAGTTTTAAAGATTGATAATATTGATAACTCAGATTCTTCCGTTTTCAGTAAGAAACAAAGTAATAAAAATGAAAAACTATGTAACTTAAATAATATTAATAAAATAACTTCAATTATTGCACTAACGTATAATCAGCTAAAATATACAAAGGAATTCATAGAATCAGTTCAAGCGAATACTTCGAATTATCAATTAATTATTATTGATAATAATTCAACAGACGGAACAAAAGAATATCTTACAAAACTTAAGAAACAACATCAAAATGTTAATGTAATTTTTAACGAAGAAAATCTTGGGTTTCCCAAAGCAATAAATCAAGGAATTCTTGAAGCAAACGGAAATTATGTTGTTTTACTTAATAATGATGTTGTTGTTACAAAAGACTGGTTGGATAGAATGATTGAAATTGCCGATTCAGATAATAAAATCGGTATTGTCGGACCAATCAGCAATTTTGTAAGCGGAGTTCAAATTGATAAAAATGCAAAATATAATTCAATAGATGAAATGCATAAATATGCAAATAGAATTTCTATTGAAAATAAAAATCAAATTCAAGAATTTCCGCGCGTTGCATTTTTATGTACATTAATTAAAAAAGAAGTAATTGAAAAAATCGGTGGTTTGGATGAAAGATTTTCGCCGGGAAATTTTGAGGATGATGATTTTTGTCTGCGCGCACAATTAGCCGGATATAAAACAGTAATTGCAAAAGATGTTTTTATACATCATTATGGTTCGGTAAGTTTTAAAGCAAACGGTGAAAACAATTATTCGGAAAGATTGAAAATAAATAAGCAGAAATTTATTGATAAATGGGGAGCTGATCCAGAAGAAATATGGCTGAAAGGTAAATTGTGGAAAAATAGAAATATAAAAATTCCTATTTATAAAGATTTATTTAAACAAAGCATCGAAAGAACATTTCAAAATATTGATGAGAATGAAATAGATTTTGCGATTGAAAATATTAAACTATCAATTGAATATTTTGATCAATCTGATAGAATTGGTTATGAAAATATTTCTAAAGAAGTGTTAATAAATATTGCGGGAAATTTAGCTTTATCAAATAATGAATTAGAAGAAGCGAAAAATTGGTTTGAAAAAGAGTTGGAAATAAATCCTAATTCTTCTACTGCGTGTTTTGGTTTAGGTGAAATTTTTAATAAAGCAGAAATGCTTGAAGAATCTAAAGCAATGCTGGAATGGGCTGTGGTAAATAATATTAAAAATCAAAATGCAAAAATTAAACTTGAAGAAGTAAATCAAAAATTAAATTTATCGGTTGATCATAATTCTCTTTTGATTGAAAATATTTTTGATAAGGAAATTTAA
- a CDS encoding methyltransferase domain-containing protein has product MTNYVYVPNKQIMQNSVELRDDYNKFVREVKRSQHAIQDMRIVLSEKYLNGRGIEIGAFHAPVPLKEGCSADYVDKVDIDTLKRWMPETKEQYCIYPTVIEDGEKLSSLPSNSYDFLIANHMLEHTENVFRTIENHIRVVKENGYIFYALPDKRYTFDKDRELTPYEHLKFEYYNGPEKHRIEHYKEFGRIVSKVTDEALLELYVKNHLDENRDIHFHVWQYNTFLDQILKWIDETNLNIELVEHSQNGIEFIMIFRKLSQIDIAEVLIEKGKLDEAKKILQNELKKNNENLEIQNDLAVISIMEQKFIEAEEIIKSVLNKDSTNEIALNNLKFLNEVLH; this is encoded by the coding sequence ATGACAAATTACGTTTATGTTCCTAATAAACAAATCATGCAAAATTCAGTTGAATTAAGGGATGATTATAATAAATTTGTAAGGGAAGTAAAAAGATCACAGCATGCAATTCAAGATATGAGAATTGTACTTTCAGAAAAATATTTAAATGGAAGAGGAATAGAGATCGGTGCTTTTCACGCACCCGTGCCATTAAAAGAAGGATGCAGCGCAGATTATGTAGATAAAGTTGATATCGATACTCTTAAAAGATGGATGCCAGAAACTAAAGAGCAATATTGTATATATCCTACAGTTATTGAAGACGGTGAAAAACTTTCGAGTCTGCCTTCCAACTCGTATGATTTTTTAATTGCAAATCATATGCTTGAGCACACGGAAAATGTTTTTAGAACAATAGAAAATCATATTAGAGTAGTAAAAGAAAATGGATATATTTTTTACGCATTGCCAGATAAAAGATATACTTTTGATAAAGATAGAGAACTTACACCATATGAACATTTAAAATTCGAATATTACAATGGACCAGAAAAACATAGAATTGAACACTATAAAGAATTTGGGCGTATAGTAAGTAAAGTTACTGATGAAGCTTTACTAGAACTATATGTAAAAAATCATCTTGATGAAAATCGTGATATTCATTTCCATGTTTGGCAATATAATACTTTTCTTGATCAAATTTTAAAATGGATTGATGAAACTAATTTAAATATTGAATTGGTTGAACATTCGCAAAATGGTATTGAATTTATTATGATATTTAGAAAACTTTCTCAAATTGATATAGCTGAAGTTTTGATTGAAAAAGGAAAATTGGACGAAGCAAAAAAAATTCTTCAAAATGAATTAAAAAAAAATAATGAAAATTTAGAAATACAAAATGATCTTGCAGTAATTTCAATAATGGAGCAGAAATTTATTGAGGCAGAAGAAATTATAAAATCTGTACTTAATAAAGATAGTACCAATGAAATTGCATTAAATAATTTGAAGTTTTTGAACGAGGTTTTACACTAA
- a CDS encoding DegT/DnrJ/EryC1/StrS family aminotransferase, translated as MESVDNQILTKDSFSNIEKIFVNQPTLPELDEFIILLKEIWQSKFLTNNGKFHQQLESELANYLGVEYISLFANGTLALIAALQVLDIKGEVITTPYSFVATTHAIKWNGITPVFCDIDPTTCNIDPKKIEKLLTGNTSAILPVHVYGNPCYVEELQEIADVYGLKIIYDAAHAFGVKIKNESILNFGDLSVLSFHATKIYNTLEGGAIISHDPKIKKRIDYLKNFGFAGETTVVSTGINAKMNEMQAALGLLQLKDFEFHKSKRKFIAKNYAEELKNIKGLRFLSPQNYVSENFAYFPIFIEEKEFGKSRDEVYQTLKNNNIFARRYFYPLISHFPMYRNLETSNPNNLRNAEKITEEVICLPIFSDLSKTSQEKIIKTIIDLNKNQI; from the coding sequence ATGGAATCCGTTGATAACCAAATATTAACAAAAGATAGTTTTAGTAATATAGAAAAAATCTTTGTTAATCAACCAACACTTCCGGAATTGGATGAGTTTATTATTCTTTTAAAGGAAATTTGGCAATCAAAATTTTTAACAAATAATGGAAAATTTCATCAGCAATTAGAAAGTGAATTGGCAAATTATCTTGGGGTTGAGTATATATCATTATTTGCAAATGGTACATTAGCATTAATTGCCGCACTTCAAGTTTTAGATATTAAAGGAGAAGTAATCACAACTCCTTATAGTTTTGTTGCAACAACTCATGCAATTAAATGGAATGGTATAACACCAGTTTTTTGTGATATTGATCCAACTACTTGTAATATTGATCCAAAAAAAATTGAAAAACTTTTAACCGGCAATACTTCCGCAATTCTTCCGGTTCATGTTTATGGCAATCCATGTTATGTGGAAGAACTTCAAGAAATTGCAGATGTATATGGATTAAAAATTATTTATGATGCAGCACATGCTTTCGGTGTTAAAATTAAAAACGAATCAATATTAAATTTTGGTGATTTATCTGTTTTAAGTTTTCATGCAACAAAAATTTATAATACTTTGGAAGGTGGGGCAATTATTTCGCATGATCCAAAAATTAAAAAACGAATTGATTATTTAAAGAATTTTGGATTTGCTGGTGAAACAACAGTTGTTTCTACCGGAATTAATGCAAAAATGAATGAAATGCAAGCTGCATTGGGATTGCTTCAATTAAAAGATTTTGAATTCCATAAATCAAAAAGAAAATTTATTGCAAAAAATTATGCGGAAGAATTAAAGAACATTAAAGGTTTAAGATTTTTATCTCCTCAAAATTATGTATCAGAAAATTTTGCTTACTTTCCAATTTTTATTGAAGAAAAGGAATTTGGAAAAAGTAGGGATGAAGTATATCAAACATTAAAAAACAATAATATCTTTGCACGAAGATATTTTTATCCGCTAATTAGTCATTTCCCAATGTACAGAAATTTAGAAACTTCAAACCCAAATAATCTTAGAAATGCAGAAAAAATTACTGAAGAAGTTATTTGTTTACCAATATTTTCCGATTTAAGTAAAACTTCACAAGAAAAGATAATTAAAACGATTATTGACCTTAACAAAAATCAAATATGA